A stretch of Pempheris klunzingeri isolate RE-2024b chromosome 19, fPemKlu1.hap1, whole genome shotgun sequence DNA encodes these proteins:
- the ccni gene encoding cyclin-I, which yields MKFIEPWGRQRLSFLLEKAASREAKMWRVYVPKKPSSQDTDISPAQRDEAVRWLTELHSRLQLYPETLVVAVSILDRFLAPIKARPKYLRCIAIACFFLAAKTCEEDECVPSLKELAASSSCGCSPSEILRMERIILDKLNWDLHTATALDFLHIFHAMVLSCRSRFLDSMLGLNRSQHLALLTQRLYLCLADHTLIQLRGSMLALALITLELETCCPDWLALTIDLLKKAQIDSSELIRSREHVARSLSTPRASLPPNTVYIYQPLQSQTTLQQPVQNPSLPCCTLGIVTSTTESSRDHAVVTTAPTQPQIPAGGEEGSQLPWSSISSSSINSSGPALLSPPKPLRHLNHLQRVTLRCKASAKRKVEEMEVDDFYDGIKRLYNEDTTTAVQEGATPAMGATTTGGSGGGGGGLGVCSVLLSRQEGSSSPCPPLQPVSAS from the exons ATGAAGTTCATCGAACCCTGGGGACGCCAGAGGCTGTCTTTTCTTCTGGAAAAGGCCGCCTCTAGGGAAGCCAAGATGTGGAGGGTCTACGTGCCAAAGAAGCCCTCCTCACAG GATACAGACATCTCCCCCGCCCAGCGGGACGAGGCCGTGCGCTGGTTGACGGAGCtccacagcaggctgcagctgtaCCCAGAGACGCTGGTGGTAGCTGTTAGCATCTTGGACCGTTTCCTCGCTCCCATCAAG GCCCGTCCAAAGTACCTACGCTGCATCGCCATCGCCTGCTTCTTTCTGGCTGCTAAGACCTGCGAGGAGGACGAG TGTGTGCCCTCTCTAAAGGAGCTGGCTGCctccagcagctgtggctgtTCTCCATCAGAGATCCTGAGgatggagaggatcatccttGACAAACTGAACTGGGATCTACATACCGCCACAGCACTGGACTTCCTGCACATC TTCCATGCGATGGTGTTGTCGTGCCGTTCTAGGTTTCTGGACTCCATGTTGGGGTTGAACCGCTCTCAACACCTCGCCCTGCTCACACAGCGGCTCTACCTTTGTCTGGCTGACCACACGCTCATACAG CTCAGAGGATCCATGCTGGCATTGGCCCTCATCACCCTGGAGCTGGAGACCTGCTGTCCTGACTGGCTGGCTCTCACCATCGACCTGCTGAAGAAGGCACAG ATCGACAGTTCAGAGTTGATTCGGAGTCGAGAGCATGTGGCTCGTAGTCTGTCCACACCAAGAGCTTCCCTGCCTCCAAACACTGTCTACATCTACCAACCCCTGCAGAGCCAAACCACCCTGCAGCAGCCAGTCCAGAACCCGTCACTCCCCTGCTGCACACTGG gAATcgtcacctccaccacagagTCTTCCAGGGACCACGCTGTCGTCACCACCGCCCCTACCCAGCCACAGATACCTGCtggtggggaggaggggagcCAGCTGCCCTGGagctccatctcctcctcctctatcaACAGCAGTGGCCCAGCTCTGCTCTCTCCACCCAAACCCCTCCGCCATCTTAACCACCTGCAGAGGGTCACACTGCGCTGCAAGGCCTCTGCCAAGCGCAAG gtggaggagatggaggtggacGATTTCTATGACGGCATCAAACGCCTCTACAACGAAGATACCACCACCGCTGTCCAGGAGGGGGCAACGCCTGCGATGGGAGCGACGACAACAggtggaagtggaggaggaggaggaggtctgggtGTCTGCAGTGTCCTGTTGTCCCGACAGGAAGGCAGCTCCTCCCCCTGCCCGCCTCTGCAGCCAGTCAGTGCCTCCTAG